From a single Raphanus sativus cultivar WK10039 chromosome 3, ASM80110v3, whole genome shotgun sequence genomic region:
- the LOC108845226 gene encoding uncharacterized protein LOC108845226, with amino-acid sequence MAYNFVDYLRNIWSVSMFDTDLRDSKEIVNTLSVPESTKTFVFAIKVPEHDSTIYILSAQNFSLRSVIDAECLIRELRPDAVVTQVNGSDLREEAQEMDDGSNDSIPTSAFKVLTRCFLDKTFNKEKYESVAGKLVLKEIFGTSFNGHVLAVKKVAEEVGSSFMVLDSPFIMESLSKSLKAQYYYGSAITNDAHALMLKLLTSHSTHLSKEISPSSNLANETKSDSPELPLFAYSIYNLLVTLHNIFNGRPAIRKALDSATKMLSDVNRGETIDKEALLSEVYLFRTAVEGIRIALNNSGRQPIRLSNQTQVQFSKLSSTEKSYALMADSLRDQAKKFKNIVAVVDAGNLAGLRRHWRTCVPQEVKDMSTEHTLLDCSSNDSNLKPIAAVGAGALKLTKAVSAFKALAPLKLFLRNTQKAMFLGKTSLSSEIIRFSGVTEYILSSAQDTSLFSVQATLYTMIIRRRRATPIGTLPVAMFGVSLATFAGLLYYEKGIMCAAETLPSAPSIAKLGRGIQNLREASQEVIRRENKRIPPKVMEGLSQRVRDFTLRYSLSFSFKTKFGSY; translated from the coding sequence ATGGCATATAATTTTGTGGATTATCTGCGAAACATATGGTCCGTTTCAATGTTTGATACTGACCTGAGAGACTCAAAGGAGATTGTAAACACACTATCTGTGCCTGAGAGCACAAAGACCTTTGTGTTTGCAATCAAAGTCCCCGAGCATGACTCCACTATTTACATACTCTCTGCTCAGAACTTTTCTCTTAGATCTGTTATTGATGCCGAGTGTCTTATACGGGAGCTTCGTCCTGATGCTGTAGTGACTCAAGTGAACGGTTCAGATCTTAGAGAAGAAGCTCAAGAGATGGATGATGGCTCTAATGATTCCATCCCCACGTCAGCTTTTAAAGTTCTTACACGTTGTTTTCTAGACAAAACATTTAACAAAGAAAAGTACGAAAGTGTTGCCGGGAAGTTGGTTTTGAAGGAGATTTTTGGGACAAGTTTCAATGGACATGTGTTGGCTGTCAAAAAGGTGGCTGAGGAGGTTGGTTCATCGTTTATGGTACTTGACTCTCCTTTTATTATGGAAAGTCTATCAAAATCTCTCAAAGCACAATATTATTATGGCTCTGCTATAACCAATGATGCACATGCCTTGATGTTGAAACTGTTAACTTCGCATAGTACTCACCTCAGTAAAGAGATTAGCCCATCAAGCAATCTTGCCAACGAGACAAAGTCCGATTCTCCTGAGCTTCCACTATTTGCTTACTCCATTTATAACTTGCTTGTTACTCTTCACAACATATTCAATGGTCGCCCAGCTATTAGGAAAGCTTTAGACAGTGCCACAAAGATGTTGTCTGATGTAAACAGAGGGGAAACCATTGATAAAGAGGCTCTTCTTTCTGAAGTATACCTTTTCAGAACTGCAGTTGAAGGTATAAGAATTGCTTTGAACAATTCTGGTAGGCAACCCATCAGGCTATCAAACCAAACCCAAGTTCAGTTCTCAAAGCTCTCTTCTACGGAGAAATCTTATGCACTTATGGCAGATAGTCTCCGTGATCAGGCTAAAAAGTTTAAGAACATAGTAGCAGTAGTAGACGCAGGTAACCTCGCAGGTCTCAGGAGACACTGGAGAACTTGTGTTCCTCAAGAAGTCAAAGATATGTCTACCGAGCATACGCTACTGGATTGTAGTAGTAATgattccaacttaaaaccaattgctGCGGTCGGTGCAGGTGCTTTAAAACTAACCAAGGCCGTTTCAGCGTTTAAAGCCCTAGCTCCGTTGAAACTTTTCTTGAGAAACACGCAAAAGGCAATGTTTTTGGGAAAAACATCTTTATCCTCGGAGATAATCAGGTTCAGCGGAGTAACAGAGTATATATTATCTTCTGCGCAAGATACCAGCTTATTTTCCGTACAAGCTACACTTTATACAATGATAATAAGGAGAAGACGAGCAACACCTATAGGCACCTTACCAGTGGCTATGTTTGGAGTCAGTCTTGCTACTTTTGCGGGGTTGCTCTACTATGAAAAGGGGATCATGTGTGCAGCTGAGACTCTTCCTTCAGCTCCTTCGATTGCAAAACTAGGACGTGGGATTCAAAACTTACGTGAGGCGTCTCAGGAAGTGATAAGGAGAGAAAACAAGAGGATACCACCGAAAGTAATGGAGGGGCTTAGTCAGAGGGTGAGGGACTTCACCCTTCGCTATTCATTATCTTTCAGTTTCAAAACCAAATTTGGTTCGTATTAG